A single Actinomadura algeriensis DNA region contains:
- a CDS encoding DUF1801 domain-containing protein, with protein sequence MSSTDVDVYIDTKLDPKHRETVGALRALMADAAPDAAECLTYGSPAWRGTKILAVISPSKTHLTFAFERGAEFADAHGLLQGVGKRTRHVKIKTAADIDETALRDYIAQAVALDGA encoded by the coding sequence ATGAGCAGCACGGACGTGGACGTCTACATCGACACCAAGCTCGACCCGAAGCACCGCGAGACCGTCGGCGCCCTGCGCGCCCTCATGGCCGACGCCGCGCCGGACGCCGCCGAATGCCTCACCTACGGGTCGCCCGCCTGGCGCGGCACGAAGATCCTCGCGGTGATCAGCCCGAGCAAGACGCACCTGACCTTCGCCTTCGAGCGGGGCGCGGAGTTCGCCGACGCCCACGGACTGCTGCAGGGCGTCGGCAAGCGGACCCGGCACGTCAAGATCAAGACGGCCGCCGACATCGACGAGACGGCCCTGCGCGACTACATCGCCCAGGCGGTCGCGCTCGACGGCGCGTGA